One part of the Coturnix japonica isolate 7356 chromosome 22, Coturnix japonica 2.1, whole genome shotgun sequence genome encodes these proteins:
- the DOK2 gene encoding docking protein 2: protein MDAPGCRMEEAVVKQGVLHLQLQQTFGKKWKKYWAVLYRETPCSTARLEFFESADKPWKGESSRRLVKLSDCVHVAEAGGEVGCPRATAPFLLETTEKRYLLAAEGGEAEEWVRRLCQLAFPRSQEEQAVGKDRQLSSDGDFSVAENSLYSSRGKGVEQDFEVTLRATESSERCRLRGRFVLRAGEEALELRGVQSRDVLYSWPYRFLRRFGRDKVTFSFEAGRRCASGEGNFEFETRQGNEIFQVIESAIAMQRERGGNGDEGTRPHQQTQLPERVQEEHHAKSIYSQPCSPLTHSTTLAGPKAPEKGTRGDAVGEMEYAVPFDTIAKSLMVGKFGSILHGPADAPDPLYDSIQEAGGHPPLPRPRVKPEHIYDEPEGVSIHTVYDEPQEVKGEAWRLQAAPEEPLGHQYPYNPQRDDYAVPKRNVPSMQQGKEWLGDTEYDNVVFQLAKKRNKQ from the exons ATGGATGCACCGGGCTGCAGGATGGAGGAGGCGGTGGTGAAGCAGGGCGTGCTGCACCTGCAGCTGCAACAGACCTTCGGCAAG aaatggaagaaatattgGGCCGTCCTGTACCGGGAAACCCCTTGTTCCACCGCCCGCCTGGAGTTCTTTGAGAGTGCAGATAAACCTTGGAAGGGTGAGAGCAGCCGGCGGCTGGTGAAGCTGAGTGACTGCGTCCATGTGGCCGAAGCGGGGGGCGAGGTTGGATGCCCCCGAGCTACGGCCCCATTCCTATTGGAGACCACCGAGAAGCGTTATCTCCTGGCGGCTGAAGGGGGAGAGGCGGAGGAGTGGGTGAGGAGGCTGTGCCAGCTGGCGTTCCCG AGGAGCCAGGAGGAGCAGGCAGTGGGGAAGGACAGACAGCTGAGCTCCGACGGCGACTTCTCCGTGGCTGAAAACTCCCTGTACAGCTCCAGGGGCAAAG GAGTGGAGCAAGACTTTGAGGTGACGTTGAGGGCCACCGAGTCCTCGGAGCGCTGCCGCCTGCGGGGCCGCTTTGTGTTGAGGGCAGGAGAGGAAGCCTTGGAGCTGCGgggtgtgcagagcagggatgtCCTTTACAGCTGGCCCTACCGCTTCCTCAGGCGCTTCGGGAGGGACAAG GTGACCTTCTCCTTCGAGGCCGGCCGGCGTTGTGCCTCAGGTGAAGGGAACTTTGAGTTCGAGACCAGACAAGGCAACGAGATCTTCCAGGTGATCGAATCAGCCATCGCCATGCAGCGGGAACGGGGCGGCAATGGGGACGAAGGCACAAGGCCACAccaacaaacccagctccccGAGCGGGTTCAGGAGGAACACCACGCTAAGAGCATCTACAGCCAACCCTGCAGCCCCCTGACCCACAGCACCACATTGGCCGGGCCCAAAGCCCCAGAGAAGGGCACGAGGGGGGATGCTGTGGGTGAAATGGAGTACGCCGTCCCCTTTGATACCATCGCCAAGTCGCTGATGGTCGGTAAATTCGGGAGCATCCTCCATGGTCCTGCTGATGCTCCAGACCCATTGTATGACAGCATCCAAGAGGCAGGTGGGCATCCTCCGTTGCCTCGTCCCCGCGTTAAACCGGAGCACATCTATGATGAGCCTGAGGGTGTGAGCATCCACACTGTCTACGATGAGCCCCAGGAGGTGAAGGGCGAAGCGtggaggctgcaggcagcccctgAGGAGCCTTTGGGGCACCAATATCCCTATAACCCACAGCGGGACGACTACGCCGTGCCCAAGAGAAACGTCCCATCAATGCAACAGGGCAAGGAGTGGCTCGGGGACACCGAGTACGACAACGTGGTGTTCCAATTAGCCAAGAAGAGGAACAAGCAATGA